One region of Bradyrhizobium betae genomic DNA includes:
- a CDS encoding deoxyguanosinetriphosphate triphosphohydrolase gives MSVGMAAPRAPYACDPDRSRGRLVAEPPSRTRSPFRRDCDRVIHSTAFRRLKYKTQVFVFHEGDHYRTRLTHSLEVAQIARALARQLGLDEDLTETLALAHDLGHPPFGHAGERALDACLKDFGGFDHNAQTLRVVASLEHRYPEFDGLNLTWESLEGIVKHNGPLTDRSGAPVGRYREHGIPVGIADYTRTYDLELWSFASLEAQVAAIADDIAYDAHDIDDGLRAGLFHLDDLKVMPLTAEIIDETSAHYPDLEDVRRGAELVRELISHLIGAVFAEAQKNLAAVKPQSAQDVRQQSRALVVFPAEVAEEEAAIKRFLYQHMYRHKRVMRVMGEAEQILFDLFAKYLKVPAELPPEWLAGAAADDEGDRARRIGNFIAGMTDRFALTEHQRLFDSTPDLR, from the coding sequence GTGTCCGTCGGAATGGCAGCCCCCCGTGCGCCCTATGCCTGCGACCCCGATCGCAGCCGCGGCCGGCTGGTCGCCGAGCCCCCGAGCCGGACCCGCAGCCCGTTCCGCCGGGACTGCGACCGGGTGATCCATTCCACCGCGTTCCGCCGCCTGAAGTACAAGACCCAGGTCTTCGTGTTCCACGAGGGCGACCATTACCGCACCCGGCTCACCCATTCGCTGGAGGTGGCCCAGATCGCCCGGGCGCTGGCCCGGCAGCTTGGGCTCGACGAGGACCTCACCGAAACGCTGGCGCTCGCCCATGATCTCGGCCATCCGCCGTTCGGGCATGCCGGCGAGCGGGCGCTGGACGCCTGCCTGAAGGATTTTGGCGGCTTCGACCACAATGCCCAGACGCTCCGCGTCGTCGCCTCGCTCGAGCACCGCTATCCCGAGTTCGACGGGCTCAACCTGACCTGGGAGTCGCTGGAGGGGATCGTCAAGCACAACGGCCCGCTGACCGATCGCAGCGGCGCCCCGGTCGGGCGCTATCGCGAGCATGGCATTCCCGTCGGCATCGCCGACTACACCAGGACATACGACCTCGAACTCTGGAGCTTCGCGTCTCTCGAAGCGCAGGTCGCCGCGATCGCCGACGACATCGCCTATGACGCCCACGATATCGACGACGGGTTGCGCGCCGGCCTGTTCCACCTCGACGACCTCAAAGTGATGCCGCTCACGGCGGAGATCATCGACGAGACTTCCGCGCATTACCCTGACCTCGAAGACGTCAGGCGCGGTGCCGAGCTGGTGCGCGAGCTGATCTCTCATTTGATCGGCGCGGTGTTCGCGGAGGCGCAGAAGAACCTCGCCGCGGTCAAACCGCAATCTGCCCAGGACGTGCGCCAGCAGAGCCGGGCGCTGGTCGTGTTCCCCGCTGAGGTCGCCGAGGAGGAGGCCGCCATCAAGCGCTTCCTCTATCAGCATATGTACCGCCACAAGCGGGTGATGCGGGTGATGGGGGAGGCCGAGCAGATCCTGTTCGACCTGTTCGCGAAATACCTGAAGGTGCCGGCCGAGCTGCCGCCGGAATGGCTGGCGGGGGCGGCGGCGGACGACGAGGGCGACCGGGCCCGGCGGATCGGCAATTTCATTGCCGGAATGACCGACCGTTTCGCCCTAACCGAACACCAGCGGCTCTTTGACTCGACCCCCGATTTGCGTTAG
- the argS gene encoding arginine--tRNA ligase — protein MPDTSSSLHLFADVLTRVHAACRALAADASWPEGIDFSRVVVEPPRDASHGDMATNAAMVLAKEAKAKPRDLAEQIAERLRADALIAKVDVAGPGFINLTLQPAAWAEALRTVLREGADYGRVRGGSKVNVEYVSANPTGPMHVGHCRGAVFGDALSSLLDFAGHDVTREYYINDAGAQVDVLARSAFLRYREALGEDIGAIPEGLYPGDYLKPVGHALAKEHGDKLRAMSEAQWLPTVRAKAIAMMMDEIKGDLGALNIRHDVFFSERSLIESGNNKVAETIDFLKAKGDIYEGRLPPPKGAPVEDWEDREQLLFKATAYGDDVDRPLIKSDNSYTYFASDIAYHKNKFDRGFAEMIDVWGADHGGYIKRMQAAVKATTSGKGALDVKIVQLVKLLRNGEPVKMSKRSGDFVTLREVVDEVGQDAVRFMMLYRKNDAVLDFDLAKVMEQSRDNPVFYVQYGHARGHSIFRNARTEVFPDLPEDSDKRIAWLGESAVERLSDPVELDLLKRLAIYPRLLEAAAAAHEPHRIAFYLYDLASEFHALWTKGRDLPYLRFIITNDAELTKARLAMVQGVVSVLASGLAILGVHAPDEMR, from the coding sequence ATGCCCGACACATCCTCATCCCTGCATTTGTTCGCCGACGTGCTCACACGCGTGCACGCCGCCTGCCGCGCGCTCGCGGCGGACGCCAGCTGGCCCGAGGGCATCGATTTCTCGCGCGTGGTGGTCGAGCCGCCGCGCGATGCCTCCCATGGCGACATGGCGACCAACGCCGCGATGGTGCTTGCGAAAGAGGCAAAGGCCAAGCCGCGTGATCTCGCCGAGCAGATCGCCGAGCGGCTGCGCGCTGATGCGCTGATCGCCAAGGTCGACGTCGCCGGTCCCGGCTTCATCAATCTGACGCTGCAGCCGGCCGCCTGGGCCGAGGCGCTGCGTACCGTGCTGCGTGAGGGGGCCGACTACGGCCGCGTCCGGGGCGGCTCCAAGGTCAACGTCGAATACGTCTCGGCCAATCCGACCGGGCCGATGCATGTCGGCCATTGCCGTGGCGCCGTATTCGGCGACGCGCTGTCGAGCCTGCTGGATTTCGCGGGGCACGACGTGACGCGCGAATATTACATCAACGATGCCGGCGCACAGGTCGACGTGCTCGCGCGGTCAGCGTTCCTGAGGTATCGCGAGGCGCTCGGCGAGGATATCGGCGCCATTCCGGAAGGCCTCTATCCCGGCGACTATCTGAAACCGGTCGGGCATGCTCTTGCAAAGGAACACGGCGACAAGCTCCGCGCGATGAGCGAGGCGCAATGGCTGCCGACGGTGCGCGCCAAGGCGATCGCGATGATGATGGACGAGATCAAGGGCGATCTCGGCGCGCTCAACATCCGCCACGACGTGTTCTTCTCGGAGCGTTCGCTGATCGAGAGCGGCAACAACAAGGTCGCCGAGACCATCGATTTCCTCAAGGCCAAGGGCGACATCTACGAGGGGCGCCTGCCGCCGCCGAAGGGCGCACCGGTCGAGGACTGGGAAGACCGCGAGCAGCTGCTGTTCAAGGCGACCGCCTACGGCGACGACGTCGATCGTCCGCTGATCAAGTCGGACAATTCCTACACCTACTTCGCCTCCGACATCGCCTACCACAAGAACAAGTTCGACCGTGGTTTTGCGGAGATGATCGACGTCTGGGGCGCCGATCATGGCGGCTATATCAAGCGCATGCAGGCGGCGGTGAAGGCGACGACCTCCGGCAAGGGCGCGCTCGACGTCAAGATCGTCCAGCTCGTGAAGTTGCTGCGCAACGGCGAACCGGTGAAAATGTCGAAGCGGAGCGGGGACTTCGTCACCTTGCGTGAGGTGGTGGATGAGGTCGGCCAGGACGCCGTCCGCTTCATGATGCTCTACCGCAAGAACGACGCGGTGCTCGACTTCGACCTCGCCAAGGTCATGGAACAGTCGCGCGACAACCCGGTGTTCTATGTGCAGTACGGCCACGCCCGCGGCCACTCCATCTTCCGCAATGCGCGGACGGAAGTGTTCCCGGATTTGCCCGAGGACTCGGACAAGCGGATCGCCTGGCTCGGTGAGTCGGCGGTAGAGCGGCTGTCAGACCCCGTCGAGCTTGACCTGCTCAAGCGTCTCGCAATTTATCCGCGCCTGCTGGAAGCGGCCGCCGCGGCCCATGAGCCGCACCGTATTGCCTTTTATCTCTATGACTTAGCGAGCGAATTTCACGCACTTTGGACGAAGGGGCGGGATTTGCCCTATTTACGCTTCATTATCACTAATGATGCAGAGCTAACGAAGGCGCGGCTGGCCATGGTCCAGGGCGTCGTCTCTGTCCTGGCATCGGGCCTCGCCATCCTCGGCGTCCATGCTCCGGACGAGATGCGGTAG
- a CDS encoding SPOR domain-containing protein, which translates to MAERYQDKRFPSDDYGRGGDQHGKAEADPLAELARLIGQTDPFAAQGRPSAPPPAAPAPTQNYQDDDYPQDDYQQDYAEQAPPPPGPPSWMRRANVQPAPAPEPDYPVSVNPVHPLHRYSAQPTAPEPDFHQPQAYQDQAYQDQAYQGHTLQPQDQAYQEPAYQEPYQQPDPARYDDALYGRLEAGEQDYQRDPAFPDDPYAFQSDYPEADLDEPKKPRGGMMTVAAILALAVVGTGAAFAYKTYVGSPRSGEPPIIKADNTPTKIVPAPTDSAGKVPDRMASGDGSEKIVPREEAPVDVNARAGGPRVVFPPLNQNANPPPVSSVSPSAALPPGAGSQPSNGTLPNNSPRPVRTVAVRGDQTDSAVPQSAAAKPATAPKPVAAPAAPRNPPTSANASANQPLSLAPQSAPAAEPPQRMAATNPTQLAHASSGSGGYVVQVSSQQSEDSAAASYRVLQSKYGSVLGSRSPVIKRVDLTDKGKGVVYRAFAGPYGSAEEATQACNSLKSAGLSACFVQRN; encoded by the coding sequence ATGGCCGAACGATATCAGGACAAACGATTTCCTTCCGACGACTATGGTCGCGGTGGCGACCAGCATGGCAAGGCGGAAGCCGATCCCTTGGCCGAGCTCGCCCGCCTGATCGGACAGACCGATCCGTTCGCGGCGCAGGGGCGGCCCAGTGCACCTCCGCCGGCTGCTCCAGCGCCCACCCAGAACTATCAGGACGACGATTATCCGCAGGACGACTATCAGCAGGATTACGCCGAGCAGGCCCCGCCGCCGCCCGGGCCGCCCTCATGGATGCGGCGCGCCAACGTGCAGCCGGCGCCAGCGCCTGAGCCCGACTATCCAGTCTCCGTGAACCCGGTTCATCCATTGCATCGCTATTCAGCCCAGCCGACGGCGCCCGAGCCTGATTTTCATCAGCCGCAAGCCTATCAGGACCAAGCCTATCAGGATCAGGCGTATCAGGGGCATACGCTCCAGCCGCAGGATCAGGCGTACCAGGAGCCAGCCTATCAGGAGCCGTATCAGCAGCCCGATCCGGCGCGCTACGACGATGCGCTCTACGGACGGCTTGAGGCGGGCGAGCAGGACTATCAGCGCGATCCTGCCTTTCCCGACGATCCCTACGCCTTTCAGAGCGATTATCCCGAGGCGGATCTCGACGAGCCGAAGAAGCCGCGCGGCGGCATGATGACGGTCGCGGCGATCCTCGCGCTCGCCGTGGTCGGCACCGGTGCGGCCTTCGCCTACAAGACCTATGTCGGGTCGCCCCGCAGCGGCGAGCCGCCGATCATCAAGGCCGACAACACGCCAACCAAGATCGTGCCGGCGCCGACGGACTCCGCGGGCAAGGTGCCCGATCGCATGGCGAGCGGCGATGGCTCCGAGAAGATCGTGCCGCGCGAAGAGGCACCCGTCGACGTCAACGCCAGGGCGGGCGGTCCTCGTGTCGTGTTTCCGCCGCTGAACCAGAATGCGAACCCGCCGCCAGTATCGAGCGTCTCACCGTCCGCGGCGTTGCCGCCGGGCGCAGGTTCGCAGCCGAGCAACGGCACGTTGCCGAACAACTCGCCGCGCCCGGTCAGGACCGTGGCCGTGAGAGGCGATCAGACCGATAGCGCCGTGCCGCAGTCGGCTGCGGCCAAGCCGGCCACTGCACCGAAGCCCGTGGCTGCGCCCGCAGCGCCGCGCAATCCGCCGACCTCGGCCAATGCCAGCGCCAATCAGCCGCTCTCGCTAGCCCCGCAATCGGCGCCCGCGGCCGAGCCGCCGCAGCGGATGGCCGCAACCAACCCGACACAGCTCGCACACGCCAGCAGTGGCAGTGGCGGCTACGTCGTGCAGGTCTCCTCGCAGCAGAGCGAAGACAGCGCGGCTGCGTCCTACCGCGTGCTTCAGAGCAAGTATGGCAGCGTGCTGGGCTCCCGCTCGCCTGTCATCAAGCGGGTTGACCTCACCGACAAGGGCAAGGGGGTCGTCTACCGCGCCTTCGCTGGGCCCTATGGATCGGCCGAGGAGGCGACGCAGGCCTGCAACAGCCTGAAGTCTGCGGGCTTGTCGGCCTGCTTCGTCCAGAGGAATTAA
- the nagZ gene encoding beta-N-acetylhexosaminidase, whose product MSTRAFITGVTGTELTAAEREFIRTERPWGFILFKRNVATPAQVAALVAELRAVAGAADAPVLIDQEGGRVQRLGPPHWPVYPPGAVFANLYDIDSALGVTAARLSARLIAADLADLGITVDCLPLADVPVAGADAVIGNRAYGTEPGKVAEIARAVTEGLEQGGVLPVLKHIPGHGRATADTHFKLPTVDTPWDELERTDFAAFKPLADLPMAMTAHVVFSAVDPAHPATTSATMIAQVIRGVIGFQGLLMSDDVSMNALSGNIAERTRAIFAAGCDVALHCNGNIEEMREVAGQTPELSGKALERANAALAARKAPQPFDRAAARAELDALIARANTASA is encoded by the coding sequence ATGAGCACGCGGGCCTTCATTACCGGCGTAACCGGAACGGAACTGACCGCCGCCGAGCGGGAGTTTATCCGTACCGAGCGCCCATGGGGCTTCATCCTGTTCAAGCGCAATGTCGCGACACCGGCTCAAGTTGCTGCATTGGTTGCGGAATTGCGGGCAGTGGCAGGGGCCGCTGACGCGCCCGTCCTGATCGATCAGGAGGGTGGACGGGTGCAGCGGCTGGGTCCACCGCACTGGCCGGTGTACCCGCCGGGCGCCGTTTTCGCGAATTTGTATGACATTGATTCGGCGCTCGGGGTCACCGCAGCGCGTCTCAGCGCGCGGCTGATAGCGGCGGATCTCGCCGATCTCGGCATTACCGTGGATTGCTTGCCGCTGGCTGATGTCCCGGTCGCGGGCGCAGACGCGGTCATCGGCAACCGGGCCTACGGCACCGAGCCGGGCAAGGTTGCCGAAATTGCCCGCGCCGTCACCGAGGGCCTGGAGCAGGGCGGTGTGCTGCCGGTGCTCAAGCACATCCCCGGCCACGGCCGGGCCACCGCCGACACCCATTTCAAGCTGCCGACGGTCGATACGCCCTGGGACGAGCTCGAACGGACCGACTTCGCCGCGTTCAAGCCGCTGGCGGACCTTCCGATGGCCATGACTGCACATGTTGTGTTTAGCGCGGTCGACCCCGCCCATCCGGCGACGACTTCTGCGACAATGATCGCTCAGGTGATTCGCGGCGTGATCGGGTTCCAGGGTTTGTTAATGAGTGATGACGTGTCGATGAACGCGCTGTCGGGGAATATCGCCGAGCGGACCCGCGCCATCTTCGCGGCCGGCTGCGACGTCGCCCTGCATTGCAACGGCAACATCGAGGAGATGCGCGAAGTTGCCGGCCAGACGCCTGAATTGTCCGGCAAGGCGCTGGAGCGGGCGAACGCCGCGCTCGCCGCACGCAAGGCGCCGCAGCCATTCGACCGGGCAGCCGCACGCGCCGAACTGGACGCATTGATCGCACGGGCAAACACGGCATCCGCATGA
- a CDS encoding segregation and condensation protein A — MTAEILSFETGRPAELAEGEPALVVDVEGYEGPLDLLLALARQQKVDLAKISILALADQYLHFIEAARKIRLELAADYLVMAAWLAFLKSRLLLPEPPSAEGPSAEQMATALANRLRRLEAIREAANRLMNRQQLLRDIFPRGEPEQIAEIKHPKYTATLYDLLTAYASQRQSRVLASVHLAKRTVWSLAEARATLERLVGSISEQDDWGVLDDFLVRHVADPTQRATVFASSFAAALELVREGQLELNQKEAFAPIYFRKGRPKPVPDAAPAPDAPVA, encoded by the coding sequence ATGACCGCAGAAATCCTATCGTTTGAAACCGGGCGGCCCGCAGAGCTCGCCGAGGGTGAGCCGGCGTTGGTGGTGGACGTCGAGGGCTATGAGGGCCCGCTCGACCTGCTGCTCGCGCTGGCGCGGCAGCAGAAGGTCGACCTCGCCAAGATCTCGATCCTGGCGCTGGCCGACCAGTATCTCCACTTCATCGAAGCCGCGCGGAAGATCCGGCTCGAGCTTGCCGCCGACTATCTCGTGATGGCGGCCTGGCTCGCCTTCCTGAAGTCGCGTCTGCTGCTGCCGGAGCCGCCGAGCGCGGAAGGTCCGAGCGCGGAGCAGATGGCAACCGCGCTAGCCAACCGCCTGCGCCGGCTGGAAGCCATTCGCGAAGCCGCCAACCGTCTGATGAACCGACAGCAATTGCTGCGCGACATCTTCCCGCGCGGCGAGCCCGAGCAGATCGCCGAGATCAAGCATCCGAAATATACCGCGACGCTGTACGACCTGCTCACCGCCTATGCCTCGCAGCGCCAGTCGCGCGTGCTGGCGAGCGTGCATCTGGCCAAGCGCACGGTGTGGTCGCTCGCCGAGGCGCGCGCCACGCTGGAGCGGTTGGTCGGCAGCATCAGCGAACAGGATGACTGGGGCGTGCTCGACGACTTCCTGGTCCGCCACGTCGCCGATCCGACGCAGCGCGCGACGGTGTTCGCCTCGAGCTTTGCGGCGGCGCTCGAGCTGGTGCGCGAAGGTCAGCTCGAATTGAACCAGAAAGAGGCGTTTGCGCCGATCTATTTCCGCAAGGGGCGTCCCAAGCCTGTTCCGGACGCAGCTCCTGCGCCCGACGCGCCGGTCGCTTAA
- the scpB gene encoding SMC-Scp complex subunit ScpB produces MASLAEVRVDEAEPMENESQARPEELRLLEALLFASSEPLDTATLAKRMPEGVDVKAALEQLQADYSLRGVNLVRVANKWTFRTAGDLAWLMTRESTETRRLSRAAIEVLAIIAYHQPVTRAEIEEIRGVVTSKGTLDVLLETGWIKPRGRRKTPGRPLTFGTTEDFLSQFTLEQLGDLPGLEELKGTGLLDSRLPTGFSVPTPSDDPQLREDEDPLEPGEELDLALAPAVEPETPEEAPEGGNEGGSED; encoded by the coding sequence ATGGCAAGCCTGGCTGAAGTGCGGGTCGACGAGGCCGAGCCGATGGAGAACGAATCCCAGGCGCGTCCCGAGGAATTGCGGCTGCTGGAAGCGCTGCTGTTTGCGTCGAGTGAACCTCTGGATACCGCGACGCTGGCCAAGCGCATGCCGGAGGGCGTGGACGTCAAGGCCGCGCTGGAGCAGCTGCAGGCCGACTACTCCCTGCGCGGCGTGAATCTCGTGCGGGTCGCCAACAAATGGACCTTCCGCACCGCGGGTGATCTGGCCTGGCTGATGACGCGGGAGAGCACCGAGACCCGCCGGCTGTCGCGCGCCGCGATCGAGGTGCTCGCGATCATCGCCTATCACCAGCCGGTGACGCGCGCCGAGATCGAGGAGATCCGCGGCGTTGTCACGTCGAAGGGTACGCTCGACGTGCTGCTGGAGACCGGCTGGATCAAGCCACGCGGCCGGCGCAAGACGCCCGGCCGTCCCTTGACCTTCGGAACAACCGAGGACTTCCTGTCGCAGTTCACCCTGGAACAGCTCGGCGACTTGCCGGGTCTGGAGGAGCTGAAGGGCACGGGTCTGCTGGATTCGCGGCTGCCGACCGGCTTCAGCGTGCCGACGCCGTCGGATGACCCGCAGTTGCGCGAAGACGAGGATCCGCTGGAACCCGGCGAGGAGCTCGATCTGGCGCTGGCGCCTGCGGTCGAGCCCGAGACGCCTGAGGAGGCGCCGGAAGGCGGCAATGAGGGCGGCAGCGAGGACTGA
- a CDS encoding twin-arginine translocase TatA/TatE family subunit, with protein MGSLSIWHWILVIAVVLLLFGRGKISDLMGDVAQGIKAFKKGMQDDDKVADKPEPAKSIEHTAAPTAARSDVGSKAV; from the coding sequence ATGGGTTCGCTTAGCATTTGGCACTGGATCCTGGTGATCGCAGTCGTCCTGCTGCTGTTCGGCCGCGGCAAGATTTCGGATCTGATGGGCGACGTGGCGCAGGGCATCAAGGCGTTCAAGAAGGGCATGCAGGACGACGACAAGGTCGCCGACAAGCCCGAGCCGGCCAAGTCCATCGAGCACACTGCCGCGCCGACCGCGGCACGGTCCGACGTCGGCAGCAAGGCCGTCTGA
- the tatB gene encoding Sec-independent protein translocase protein TatB, with amino-acid sequence MFDIGWSELVLIGVVALVAIGPKELPGVLRMVGQWMGKARKMAAEFQGQFQEAMREAEMADLKKSFDEVKEAASGFAGNNLMTSLQKDVSDALRVDPLDKPAETPTTAVVEPPVTPTTPEAPTPETFVEAEAHAAVSEPLAITREIEQAQVAQDTVPPEAIKDAKAS; translated from the coding sequence ATGTTCGACATCGGGTGGAGTGAACTGGTCCTGATCGGGGTCGTGGCCTTGGTCGCCATCGGCCCGAAAGAGCTGCCGGGCGTGCTGCGCATGGTCGGGCAGTGGATGGGCAAGGCCCGCAAGATGGCCGCCGAATTCCAGGGTCAGTTCCAGGAAGCGATGCGCGAGGCCGAGATGGCCGACCTCAAGAAGAGCTTTGACGAGGTCAAGGAAGCCGCCTCCGGCTTCGCCGGCAACAATCTGATGACCTCGCTCCAGAAGGACGTCAGCGACGCGCTCCGCGTCGATCCGCTGGACAAGCCGGCCGAGACGCCCACAACCGCTGTTGTCGAGCCTCCGGTGACGCCAACCACCCCCGAAGCGCCGACACCGGAAACCTTCGTGGAAGCCGAGGCGCATGCGGCGGTGAGCGAGCCGCTCGCGATCACGCGTGAGATCGAGCAGGCGCAGGTCGCTCAAGACACCGTGCCACCCGAAGCGATCAAGGACGCCAAAGCGTCATGA